From the genome of Prunus persica cultivar Lovell chromosome G8, Prunus_persica_NCBIv2, whole genome shotgun sequence:
TTGAGACTTTCTTTTTCGAGCTCGGTGATTATGGAGGTCAAGGAGTCGCTGGTTTTTGAGTGGAGCGCCTTGGTGCTGACGGTGGAGGTTGTTGGGATGGTGAGGTTTGATGGGTTTGAGCCTCCGAAGGGATGGTATTTTCTGCTCGAAACGGTGAGTTTTGGGAAGGGGAGGAGAGTGCTGTATATGGAAATGGCCATTGGGGACGAAAGAACAAACAGGTGGTGAGCAATTGAACGGTgaatgaagaagagagagagagctgtgtAAAATAAAGTGGTTATATTTAAGCTGGAGAAATTGATTCCTGACACTGAGCTAGTCcttttatatttgtatataGTCAACAAGTACGTATTTTTCTGAGTACTTTACTTCCATGTGGTACATGAGGTCCTCATTGGTCATGGAAGCCCACGTTGACCATCTGTCAGTCTTCGAGAAGCTTTCGCGGGATGAACGGTTGGGTATAGTTTGCCGCGACTTGCCTAACGTACATTTGACATAACAAGCCAATATTATATAACACAACAGGAAAGAAGGAAATTGTGtgtccaatatattttttcttattaatttaTGGGCCTAATTTGATATTCTCATGCCATTTTCACTTcgttattttatatatatatatataagtgatattttattttaatttaatttaaattataaaaagagaaatttaattgaatttgcAAATTAAAGAGTATATTTGTTGTCACTTCGTGAGCTGAGTAATtgataatttgaaattctgGATGCATCtattattattgaaaataaagaCTAATTTCTGTACTAATTCAAGGTGGAAGGCGGATGCCCGTCCACCACATGGGTTCTTGTGATTTTATTAGATTTACAGAGATTTTGTACGATGTGATTAAGTTGGATAATATTGTATGTACCGAAATAAATCACATCATGTccctaattaattattatatacGATTTCGTAACCATATGTTCTCTCTTTTTAAGCCAACAATACAGTatattgtgtatatatatatatatgaaatgatCTGGAACTGTATTAATATTCATGATTTTGGAGCAATATTATTTAGGGTATATTAGTGATTTGCCCCTTAAACTTGTACCTAGCTTTCAATTGACCatctattctttttttttttttagaaaattaaggatatgaactcttttttttcGTAATTTTCCCCTTACTGTCTAAAttctcaacatttcatccaattttcagttaaaaattatttttttgaaaaaatttgaagaaaaagagtaaaCCTAATGCCAACCCCTTCCATCTCCTCCCTTCCCCACCCCCATAAACCCCTGCCCTCACCTTTACCCTCTCCCCCTTGGGTTTTCTTCATCTATAcctgcacagagagagagagagagtattatttgaattttctggtttttactttattttttattttttatttatttgtaatgTACAAAATGACCATTTTGCCTTCATATTTAACtgcaaattggatgaaatgttaTAAATTTAAGAGGGAAattggccaaaaaaagaaattcatattcttttttattttttttaaatgaataggGAGTCAGTTGAAAATTAAGTACAAGTTCATGATGCAAATCACTAATATACCctgttatttattttgattttataattaGAGGGTTGTTGAAGTATGTTTCCAAAAAGTTTAGCAATGGAATCGAAATTCAACTTTTGCTGTATGTGATCATAGTGCTTGTTGACGTGTGAATTAGTGACGCGCGGCATGTGATGTTCTTAGAGAGGATATTTATGTGATATATTAATGGAAATTGCGTCTATATATCCAGCTAATGGCAATAGTaattagagaaaaataagtaacAACAGCtggccaaaataattaaacgtCGTTTTCAAACCAGGACTTGTCTACATTTTGTTTACGAAATTATTCATTTTGGGTAAAGATCTTTTGATAAGTTGTCTGCAAATCATAAACGTGGACCATTTGTGTTCATCGAGGCTGGAATATGGTGGATGGGGGTTGATGAGGACCGAATCGAAGTGTGATTTTTCTTGAGAGTGTACGCACTTCTTTCGCATCGTCTAACTGGTACATTATTATTTGCTCTCAGTGGTCACTTGGGTCTACATTATCACTTCAAACGTGACACTAGCACACACACGATCACTTCAATTATAATTGCTTGGATATGAAACGCTATACTTTAATTACCGACTACAacactcaaaacacacacaTAAACTATCATTCGAAAAGCATAGACATTactctttttttgtgtggataaATTCTTGGATTGCATTCTTAATTCagtcaaaaaaattactaGCCACAAATGACGAATACAAACTAGTCACAAAGGGCCtttacaataacggagcggtcTAACATTAAAATTAGGATAATCTGGTGCGCCTCCACTAACGATCACGtaagatcgaagaaactctgatATAGGCGTCCAAACTAAGTTTGCAAACTCATAATAatcaaaaagagataaagcttgaccaaaaaatcaagaacaatacaaataaaactcccACAAAGGATatatgaaaaactctcacaaatgaTATATGAAAATCTCTCACAAaatgagaggtgaaaactacacagagaactCAAAAAGTCTTTGTGACTTATTCCGAACATAATGAAACTACAAAAaggatggtggtggagatccgaCGCAGAAAAAAAGTAGAGATCCGATGCCAAGACGCAACCGCTTGTGATGGTTGAAggaaaattataacaaaacaaagacaaataaGGAAAACATTTTGTCTCTGCAAATGATATAAGAATAGAGGGAGGAAGAAAAGAGGGGAGAGAAGAGGTAGAATAGTGGCTTCCTCTCCTCAAAGTGAAAACAACTTTAGGAGGATAGACATTACTAAGCACCAAAGAAAAACAGTGAACCAAAATATCTTCAACCACATTGCAAGCACCAACCGAGACTGATCATCTCAATGATTATCAAATTTACCTTGACAACTCAATTATGCATCCCACCACAACCTCGTTTTGATGATAGAAAGTTTATCTATGAAATATCGTTTCAGTTTATGATatgtgagaaaaaaaaagaaaaaaaagaagaagacaaataGAGATGAAGGTGCACGTTTGATTGTATAAATGGGAATTGAAAGAATTActttggttttaaattttaaaaaattggccATATCGATATCATGTGcactttgtttttccttttatcaTTATACGACATATTCTATTATTAGTAATTAAGATAATTTTCACTGATTTAAGAGCGAGTTAGTAATAATATGATTATAAATTCAGGATTTGCGGACATACAATACACGTATATAAATATGACTCATGATATGTGAAAAAATAactcatttttaaaatatatgataATAACATAAACAAAGTAGTACAAAATATGGTCCGTACGTaatgaatataatatttaatgttGGTTGGACTATGCTTAGGCTTACACTATATTAATTGCTTACCAGATTATTTCATATGACCTACTTAATTCATATTTGGCATTGCGactattttatattttttatgtgttattaataaaattattatcgcttttaataaataaaaaaataataataaaaaaacatgtatAGGGTGCCCAAACGCTTTCTAATTTGTTCAATTGAGAATTTAATATGTGTGGtgacttttttatatttctggTGACAAGACAAACTATGGCCCAATAGGCCCATGTTGGTTTTGActcaattttttatgaattctTTTTGGGGTATTCAttggtttgaatttaaatACGTCAATATGTAGCCAATATGTCGATCTGATCTGATATGATTGATACTGGATTAGAATGGGTGATGAAATTGAATCTTATATATTGAAACCGACTTATCgtcaaaattaaataaaaatgtatataaaaaaaagtgttttagttttatatgttattagtcTCTTTACACGCACTTCTGCATATACaagagatttttttaataaaaaatttaaatttattttagaattaaaacaTATAATGAGTAGTTGTGTTCAAAATTTGTTCTTGCGATATTCAAGTTACTGTTTATTAATTATCTCACGTATTTTTACGAAATATGaattttcatataattttgattttttgtataatttcAGCGTATTCAAATATATAGTATattaaattagaaaaacacatTTTAGGCAGTTTAACATATGAAATTATAGAAAACTTGAATTATAAAAACacatgtaaaaacaaaaaatgtttGACTCCATCCGTGAAAATGATAATACATCATGCCTCCATCCATTGCATATAAATCTATGTACTTCAAATTCCTTGAACATGAATCAAACGGTCCACCAAACGGCATCTTCCATTTCtaacatatttttctttccaaaatcattttcaGTCTCCGATTTCTTATTCATTTGTTCCAAATTCATCAAAACGtgtttggaaaaagaaaaaaaaaaaaatttcaaaacgtGACTATCATTTTGAGTCGTAGTCAAATGAGATTGTCCCAAATCATGCATGCTGCCGTAGTAAGTAAATAATCTCCCAAATCGAACGCGGGAAAACCTTCCTTTTCGGCGATGAGGCGAATCTGATTCtcaatcaaaattaattaattatcaagaaaattccaaaattcaCAACAAGATTAATCGCGCCCTTCACCCAACCCCAGGGGCAATTTCGTCATAAATTACGTTCACGTCAGAGCAGCCCTCCGCTCTTCCCCATTAGTTTATGTTTCAAAATCAGCGCGCGAAACCCCGCTTTTATCTCCCGCGCCTTTCCGGGCCCACACGCGCCTcgtcctctctctccctataTTTCTTCCCTCACTGTCTCTCACTCATacccctttttctctctttctatcACGCCAATTTGATATCCAAAACTCCAAACAATGCAACAACagcgccaccaccaccagtcGCATTTCTCCGCCGCAGGCCCCACCACCCCGTTCGGGTCCACCGCCATGGCACCCACCGCCAGCTCCGAGGCCAAGCGCGGCAAGAGGCGAGGTAGTTACAACTGCGGCCGGTGTGGCCAGCCCAAGAAGGGCCACTCCTGCCACCTACCCGCCGCCGATGAAGCCTTCGTCGCCGATGTTCCGTCTCCGTCCGATCTCTCCGTTCCCCCTCTGCCTCCACGTAAGCCCTACTCCCACCTCCGCCGGGCGCTGTCGTTCGACGACGACGTTGATAGCTCTGGATGGGGCGGAGGAGGTGGCGGCGATTTTGACTCACCGGATCCCGACCCCGATGAGATCGATGACCTTGTGGTGGATTCGGAGTCGGGTACGGGTTTATGCGGTCTGCCTGCGAGCTGTCTTTGGGATATTTTGAAGAGGCTGCCGCCGCCGGAGCTGTTGTCGGCGGCAATGGTGTGCAAGGGGTGGAGGGAGACGACGAGGAGGCTGTGGAAGGCTGCAGAAATGCTTAGGATTAGGGTTCCGGCGAGGGCTCAGGTCGGGCTTGTTGGATCGGTGTTGCAAAAGTGCCCGGCCCTCGTTAACCTCTCTCTTAGAATGGAAAGGTATTATTGCCTTTTGTCGAGAGGctactcttctctctctctctcggtcTCGCTCTCTCTGTTTCAGATCTAGGGGTTTATCGAACAGATCTGGTTACAGCAATGGAGTTTACAGAATAAAATCtaaaatgaagaaatggaACACGATCTGAACTCTGAGTTTAATAATattcaaatgaaattgaagaaagaacaaacagCTAAAACGAAATGGGGTTTGATAAATGCAATGAATAGAGCATTATACCGTAAGCATTTGATCTATTATGATTTGATCCACGCAGCATTGATTTCAAAACCGGCAAGTTACACTGTGAATGCTAGAATCAaataatgttgaaaatggtgcATTGCATTTGGGATATAATCTTTGGATAATTTGCTGTTGCAGTGATGTGGATGCAACATTGCTGGCCTGGATCACATTTTCGTGCCCAAATCTTGAATTCCTGGAGATCACTACTTCTGAAACGGCTATCAATCGAATCACTGGGTACGATTATCTTCTTCTATAGCTCTAGTGCAATCAATTGTTTCTTTGCTGTATTAAACTTTGCACTGCTGTTTCTGTTGGGCATTTAGATTGGTATTGTTGGCTATTTTCTGTTTCCTACTCATTGTTGTGTAGTGTGGATTAGATAGTAGTGATAGTTAAATGGTGCAAGGTGCCAAACCAATGCTTGTGATGACTGATTAGTTCAATCCATTCTGTGACTTTAAAAATACAGTGATGAGCTGGGTCGTTTTGTTGCTGATAGAAGATTACTGAAAAGCCTTAAGATGGAAGGTTGTTCTAATTTAGGCGGATTTGCTCTTTCTTCGTCAAGTCTTTCTACAATTTGGTTTTCTGGTCTTCACTCCCTTTCTAAGATGGtgattctttttctctttcctttttgtctGTCATgcattgttgttttctttctgcTTTTCATTTGTTGTTAAAGTGACTTCTCTCTTACTTATGCACATTCCTTCTTCACAGGTTTTTAATTGCCCCAATCTAAAAGAGATTTCTGTAGACTTTTCTAGCCATGAAAATGATAATACCGATCTTGTCACCATGGTTGATGCTCTGGGAAGGAACTGCCCAAGGTTACAAAACATACACATTGCATCAATCCAGCTTTCCAATGCTGTTGTTCTTGCCCTTACAGCTGCACAATTAAGGTTTGCTGCTGAATTTGTTTTGAGGCCGATGGACTACTGCATTTCTtggttacattttttttaatcactgCACAATTAGTCTCATGAAGATTTCTCTGTTCATTTCATTATCCAGGGGGTTGAGAATGCTTTCTCTTGTTCTTGGATCTGATATCACTGATGCTTCTGTTGCTGCCATTGCTTCAAGTTACCCAAACTTAGAATTGCTTGACCTGAGTGGGTATGTTTTCAGTCCTATGGTTTAATTGCATTTGATTGTTTTTACTTAAGCTATGATTGCCTGATATGTGCAATATTTAAGTACAGTGTTTCCTTTTAAATAGATTTCTGTTAAGACTTTTGTGAATTAAGTTTAATGCTCTGTAAAAGAAAGCGCCATCTATAGACTTTTGTGAACTGGACTCGAATAATATAGTGATGCCCATTATGATCCCAGGCCTTGAAGAGTGGCCATTCATTTAATTCTCAAGATGTAATGTTTGACTCTGCATTTTGATTACAGATCTAGCATCACTGATAGTGGCATTGGAATGATTTGCAATGTATTCCCTGATACTCTTTCAAGACTACTGGTTGCTCTTTGTCCTAACATCAGTGCAAGTAATCGCCTAGTCCAGAGACTCAAAGATTTTTTGGTTTCACATAAACTTTTGTTCACTAACTGCTGTCTGTAAATTTCAGGTTTTATTCAATTCGCCACAGCTCAACTGCCTCTTCTTGAACTCCTGGACTGTGGCATGACCATATGTGATCCCAACTCTCTGGATTCAACATCCGAGGAAACCACTGGCTTTGAATTGGCACAAACATCCAATGCTAAAGTACACCTTAGTTACCAGAAGCTGATCATTAAACATGGCCGGCTGAAAAAACTCAGCTTGTGGGGCTGTTCTGGCTTAGATGTGAGGCTCTTAAACTAAAAAAAGTTAGTTGTGTTTTTGTATCGCTTCTCTGATGGATCTTATTTATTCAATCTGAATGCAGGCTCTATATTTAAACTGCCCTGAAGTTAAAGATCTGAATTTGAATTCTTGCAAAAATTTGTACCCAGGTGCATAATTTGATCTCCCGACTTGTCGCCTATGACATGTTTTTCTATCAAGATTTCTGTCAATTTATTTGCCTAGTTAAGTGATTGTTGTTTGTATTTATCCAGAGAGATTGGTGCTTCAGTGCCCCAATTTAGAAAATGTGCATGCATCAGGTTGTCAAGAATTGTTGGTTGGGGCCATCCAAAGCCAGGTAGTTTTAAATTCCCTACTTCTGTTTGGCATCTGAGAAAACTAACCTAGGAAATGTAGATATTTCTCTAAAATTTGGATACGCTAGATCAGTTTATGTCTCTGTTGACGGTCGAGGCTCAAAGAAAGTAATTTGGAAAGTTGCTaatcttgcatttttgttgtctttgttTGTAGGTCAATAATAACTTTGCTGGTGTGGATAGCTTATTACCATGTAAACGTCTAGCCGATGGCTCAAAGAGGGTTCGGGTGCCACATTTTCTTAGTGCACAGGTAACAATCTACAGCTTCTCTTTAAACTGGCTGCAAAAGGATCTCATGCTATACATATCTGTAAACATTGTGGTTCATGTTTCTTTTCGCAGTCATCCGACGACGATAAGAAGCGAAGAAGGGTTGAGAGGCCGAAATGCAATGTGCATGTGTTCTGAATCTGATCACATGTCCTGGGACATTCCCGTTGCTCTTGTTTGTTGCCATATTGGTTTCCCAAAGCTGCTGTATTTTTGTAACCAATAACTTTTATATTTGATCCTAATCATTGTAGGGGGGGCTGGTGCCTTGTAGAATTGCCTTTCCTTGAAGGAAACTGGATGTTGATTTAGCCTCAAACTGATGATAGTCCAAGACTCCAAATTGGAGGGACACATTAAATTA
Proteins encoded in this window:
- the LOC18766459 gene encoding F-box/LRR-repeat protein 17: MQQQRHHHQSHFSAAGPTTPFGSTAMAPTASSEAKRGKRRGSYNCGRCGQPKKGHSCHLPAADEAFVADVPSPSDLSVPPLPPRKPYSHLRRALSFDDDVDSSGWGGGGGGDFDSPDPDPDEIDDLVVDSESGTGLCGLPASCLWDILKRLPPPELLSAAMVCKGWRETTRRLWKAAEMLRIRVPARAQVGLVGSVLQKCPALVNLSLRMESDVDATLLAWITFSCPNLEFLEITTSETAINRITGDELGRFVADRRLLKSLKMEGCSNLGGFALSSSSLSTIWFSGLHSLSKMVFNCPNLKEISVDFSSHENDNTDLVTMVDALGRNCPRLQNIHIASIQLSNAVVLALTAAQLRGLRMLSLVLGSDITDASVAAIASSYPNLELLDLSGSSITDSGIGMICNVFPDTLSRLLVALCPNISASFIQFATAQLPLLELLDCGMTICDPNSLDSTSEETTGFELAQTSNAKVHLSYQKLIIKHGRLKKLSLWGCSGLDALYLNCPEVKDLNLNSCKNLYPERLVLQCPNLENVHASGCQELLVGAIQSQVNNNFAGVDSLLPCKRLADGSKRVRVPHFLSAQSSDDDKKRRRVERPKCNVHVF